A single genomic interval of Lysobacter avium harbors:
- a CDS encoding TetR/AcrR family transcriptional regulator, with protein MATSPAASATKPARARAARLSATGWAEAALDLIAEQGVSAVAVEPLARRLGVTKGSFYWHFPSRDALLVAALELWERMEEETVFGQLEAVADPRERLRALFSMVAREYKTHIIYSELLKALDHPAVQPVIGRVSERRLDYLTASFRQAGLGRDDARNRARLAYSAYVGFLQLNLQLKQTRMQHDEFDNYVEHMMTTLIPPTA; from the coding sequence ATGGCCACGTCCCCAGCTGCTTCCGCAACCAAGCCAGCCCGCGCCCGTGCCGCGCGCCTCAGTGCGACCGGCTGGGCTGAAGCTGCACTCGACCTCATCGCCGAGCAGGGAGTGTCGGCGGTGGCGGTGGAACCGCTTGCCCGCCGCCTCGGTGTCACCAAGGGCAGCTTCTACTGGCATTTCCCGTCGCGCGACGCGTTGCTGGTCGCTGCGCTGGAGTTGTGGGAGCGGATGGAAGAGGAGACGGTGTTCGGCCAGCTGGAAGCGGTTGCCGATCCGCGTGAGCGCCTGCGTGCGCTGTTCTCGATGGTGGCGCGCGAGTACAAGACCCACATCATCTACTCCGAGCTGCTCAAGGCGCTGGATCACCCGGCGGTGCAACCGGTCATCGGCCGTGTCTCCGAGCGCCGCCTGGACTACCTCACCGCTTCATTCCGCCAGGCCGGACTCGGCCGGGACGACGCCCGCAACCGTGCCCGCCTGGCCTATTCCGCGTACGTCGGTTTTCTGCAGTTGAACCTGCAGCTGAAACAGACGCGAATGCAACACGACGAGTTCGACAACTACGTCGAACACATGATGACGACGCTGATACCACCGACGGCTTGA